Proteins encoded by one window of Enterococcus saccharolyticus subsp. saccharolyticus:
- a CDS encoding deoxyribonuclease IV — MLIGSHVSMSGKKMLVGAAEEAASYQATTFMIYTGAPQNTRRKPLEDMNIEAGQAFMAMHGLSDMVVHAPYIINLGNTIKPENFGFAIDFLREEIRRAQALGATQITMHPGAHVGAGVDAGLAQIIKGLNEVLDKDQIPQIALETMAGKGTELGRNFEELATIIEGVTLNEKLSVTLDTCHTNDAGYNIKEDFDGVLEEFDKIIGLDRLKVVHVNDSKNPQGSHKDRHENIGFGTIGFDALNYIVHHEKLATLPKILETPYVMVGEDKKNKKPPYRFEIEMLKAGVFDPHLLEKIVAQ, encoded by the coding sequence ATGTTAATTGGCTCACACGTTTCCATGAGTGGAAAGAAAATGTTAGTAGGAGCGGCAGAAGAAGCGGCTAGCTATCAAGCAACTACGTTTATGATTTATACAGGGGCACCACAAAATACGCGTCGGAAACCTTTAGAAGATATGAATATTGAAGCGGGACAAGCGTTTATGGCAATGCATGGTCTATCGGATATGGTCGTTCATGCGCCATATATTATTAATTTAGGAAATACCATCAAACCAGAAAATTTTGGCTTTGCCATTGATTTTTTACGTGAAGAAATTCGTCGTGCGCAAGCGCTAGGTGCTACGCAAATTACTATGCATCCCGGTGCACATGTGGGTGCGGGGGTAGATGCTGGTCTTGCACAAATCATCAAAGGATTAAATGAAGTCTTGGATAAAGATCAAATTCCGCAAATCGCGCTTGAAACAATGGCCGGTAAAGGCACAGAACTTGGCCGTAATTTTGAAGAATTAGCGACTATTATTGAAGGTGTGACATTAAATGAAAAATTATCGGTGACATTAGACACCTGTCATACCAATGATGCTGGGTATAATATCAAAGAAGATTTTGATGGTGTTTTGGAAGAATTTGACAAAATTATCGGTTTAGATCGTTTGAAAGTCGTTCACGTCAATGATTCAAAAAATCCCCAAGGCTCACATAAAGACCGTCATGAAAATATTGGTTTTGGCACGATTGGTTTTGATGCGCTCAATTATATCGTGCATCATGAAAAATTAGCGACATTGCCAAAAATTCTCGAAACACCGTATGTGATGGTTGGTGAGGATAAAAAGAACAAGAAACCACCGTATCGTTTTGAAATTGAGATGTTAAAAGCTGGGGTTTTTGATCCACACTTATTAGAAAAAATTGTTGCACAATAA
- a CDS encoding AEC family transporter, with protein sequence MVAIIVQALGLFLMIFLGFVLKRIGLLSKADGTTLSVIIVNITLPAVVIVNLAKVSLKIDLVVFILIGFVWSILQIALAWLLSRKESTKNQQLFMYCASGFNIGNFTLPFVQGFLPLGVPFLSMFDMGNSIMLCGGTNIVVNRLVGNQTTFEPKKIALQLLRSIPFTCYMLMLILRIFTINLPESLLTMLHPVASANVFLSMFMIGLYLEFRLPKGAMRDVVKLLAMRYGLGFAVIAVVFFLPIPHLYKITLSLLALTPIPLFGVINSVLAGVKEEVVGFASSISFLLSLPLMTIVVLLLGINV encoded by the coding sequence ATGGTTGCAATTATTGTTCAGGCACTTGGCTTATTTTTGATGATTTTTTTAGGTTTTGTATTAAAAAGGATTGGGCTCTTATCAAAAGCCGATGGTACGACATTATCGGTCATTATTGTCAACATCACCTTGCCTGCTGTGGTGATTGTGAATTTAGCAAAGGTATCTTTAAAAATTGATTTGGTAGTATTTATTCTGATTGGTTTTGTGTGGTCCATTCTCCAAATTGCCTTGGCCTGGCTATTGTCTCGTAAAGAATCAACGAAAAATCAGCAATTATTTATGTATTGTGCGTCAGGATTTAACATCGGAAATTTCACCTTGCCTTTTGTCCAAGGTTTTTTACCGTTAGGCGTGCCGTTTTTATCTATGTTTGATATGGGAAATAGTATTATGTTGTGTGGTGGGACGAATATTGTGGTCAACCGTCTCGTGGGGAATCAAACAACTTTTGAACCAAAAAAGATTGCTTTACAACTGTTACGCTCGATTCCTTTTACTTGTTATATGTTGATGTTGATTTTAAGGATTTTTACAATTAATTTACCAGAATCACTATTGACCATGCTTCATCCAGTAGCGTCAGCGAATGTCTTTTTATCAATGTTTATGATTGGATTGTACTTAGAGTTTCGTTTACCGAAAGGGGCGATGAGAGACGTTGTCAAATTATTGGCGATGCGATATGGTTTAGGATTTGCAGTGATTGCGGTTGTTTTCTTTTTACCGATTCCTCATTTATATAAAATAACCTTATCATTGTTAGCTTTAACACCGATTCCTTTGTTTGGTGTCATTAACTCTGTGTTAGCGGGTGTCAAAGAAGAAGTGGTTGGTTTTGCTTCATCGATTAGCTTTTTATTGAGTTTGCCACTAATGACGATTGTCGTTCTCTTATTAGGAATTAATGTTTAA
- the tyrS gene encoding tyrosine--tRNA ligase, translated as MSSGFFQELKDRGLVHQATDETALEKQLNEESVKLYVGFDPTADSLHIGHLLPILMLRRFQQNGHVPIALVGGGTGMIGDPSFKDQERQLNTLDTVQNWSQSIKNQLSRFIDFYSEENPAVIANNYDWLGSISLIDFLRDVGKNFTINYMMSKESVKRRIETGISYTEFAYQLLQAYDFLKLYEQHGCLLQLGGSDQWGNITSGIELLRREKEVQGFGLTMPLITKADGTKFGKTEGNAVWLDAEKTTPYEFYQFWINTDDRDVIKFLKYFTFLSLDEIAAIEEEFKQAPETRAAQKALAKEVTTLVHGAEAYEQAVRISQALFSGEIKGLSGEEIKQGFKGVPTYEVQADDNLNLVELLITAKIEPSKRQAREDIQNGAIYINGDRVQDLEYEMGDADKIDGHFTVVRRGKKKYFLLKF; from the coding sequence TTATATGTCGGGTTCGATCCAACTGCCGATAGTTTACATATCGGTCATTTATTACCAATTTTAATGTTACGTCGTTTCCAACAAAATGGACATGTGCCGATTGCCTTGGTTGGTGGGGGAACAGGAATGATTGGTGACCCATCATTTAAAGACCAAGAACGTCAATTAAATACGTTAGATACGGTTCAAAATTGGTCACAAAGTATTAAAAATCAATTATCTCGTTTTATTGATTTTTACAGTGAAGAAAATCCAGCGGTTATTGCGAACAACTATGACTGGTTAGGGTCTATTTCATTAATTGACTTTTTACGTGATGTGGGTAAAAACTTTACGATTAATTACATGATGAGTAAAGAAAGTGTGAAACGTCGAATTGAGACGGGTATTTCATACACTGAATTTGCTTACCAATTATTACAAGCCTACGATTTCTTAAAACTATACGAACAACATGGTTGTCTTTTACAATTAGGTGGAAGTGACCAATGGGGCAATATTACTTCTGGAATCGAATTATTACGTCGTGAAAAAGAAGTGCAAGGCTTTGGTTTAACGATGCCGTTGATTACTAAAGCAGATGGTACAAAATTTGGTAAAACAGAAGGAAATGCGGTTTGGTTAGATGCTGAAAAAACAACACCTTACGAATTTTATCAATTCTGGATTAATACTGACGATCGTGATGTCATTAAATTCTTAAAATATTTCACTTTCTTATCTTTAGATGAGATTGCTGCAATCGAAGAAGAATTCAAGCAAGCACCAGAAACACGTGCGGCACAAAAAGCATTGGCCAAAGAAGTGACAACGCTAGTTCATGGTGCAGAAGCTTACGAGCAAGCTGTTCGCATTTCACAAGCTTTATTTAGTGGAGAGATCAAAGGTTTGTCTGGCGAAGAAATCAAACAAGGATTCAAAGGTGTACCGACATACGAAGTCCAAGCCGATGATAACTTGAATTTAGTCGAATTATTAATCACAGCTAAAATTGAACCATCAAAACGTCAAGCACGTGAAGATATTCAAAATGGCGCAATCTACATTAATGGCGATCGCGTACAAGATTTAGAATATGAAATGGGCGATGCAGACAAAATTGATGGCCACTTTACCGTTGTGCGTCGAGGAAAGAAAAAATATTTCTTATTAAAATTCTAA